One segment of Balaenoptera ricei isolate mBalRic1 chromosome 8, mBalRic1.hap2, whole genome shotgun sequence DNA contains the following:
- the LOC132369842 gene encoding LOW QUALITY PROTEIN: olfactory receptor 10A3 (The sequence of the model RefSeq protein was modified relative to this genomic sequence to represent the inferred CDS: deleted 2 bases in 1 codon): protein MKRQNQSSVVEFILLGFSNFPELQGQLFGVFLVDYLVTLMGNAIIIVIISLEQSLHVPMYLFLLNLSVVHVSFSAVIMPEMLVVLSNEKSMITFAGCFAQMYFILLFGGTECFLLGAMAYDQFAAICRPLSYPMIMNKRVFMKLVIVSWVSGIMVATVQTSWVFSFPFCGPNEINHLFCETAPGLELACTDIFLFEIYIFTGAILIVTLPFLLILLSYIRILLAILKMSSSTGRQKAFSTCASHLMSVTLFYGTASMTYLQPKSGYSPETKKLMSLSYSLLMPLLNPLIYSLRDSELKRALMKLWLRKVDLYTF from the exons atgaaaaggcaaaaccaaAGCTCTGTGGTTGAATTCATCCTCTTGGGCTTTTCTAATTTTCCTGAACTCCAAGGGCagctctttggggttttcttggtTGATTACCTGGTGACTCTGATGGGAAATGCCATCATTATAGTCATCATCTCCCTGGAACAGAGCTTACACGTTCCCATGTATTTGTTTCTCCTGAACTTGTCTGTGGTGCATGTGAGTTTCAGTGCAGTCATTATGCCTGAAATGCTGGTGGTCCTCTCCaatgaa aaaagtatgatCACCTTTGCAGGCTGTTTTGCACAGatgtatttcattcttctttttggtGGGACCGAATGTTTTCTCCTGGGGGCAATGGCTTATGACCAATTTGCTGCAATCTGCCGTCCTCTGAGCTACCCAATGATTATGAACAAAAGGGTTTTCATGAAATTAGTTATAGTCTCATGGGTCTCAGGGATCATGGTGGCTACTGTGCAGACCTCATGGGTTTTTAGTTTTCCCTTCTGTGGCCCCAATGAAATTAATCATCTCTTCTGTGAGACTGCCCCAGGGCTAGAGCTTGCATGTACAGACATCTTTTTATTTGAAATCTACATATTCACTGGCGCCATTTTGATTGTTACGCTTCCTTTCTTGTTGATACTCTTGTCTTACATTCGAATTCTCCTTGCCATCCTGAAGATGTCATCAAGCACTGGGAGGCAAAAGGCCTTTTCCACCTGTGCCTCCCATCTCATGTCTGTTACCCTCTTCTATGGCACAGCCAGTATGACTTACTTACAACCCAAATCTGGCTACTCCCCAGAAACCAAGAAGCTGATGTCCTTGTCTTACTCACTTCTTATGCCTCTGCTGAATCCACTGATCTACAGTTTGAGAGACAGTGAGCTGAAAAGGgctttgatgaaattatggctaaGGAAAGTGGATTTATATACATTCTGA